One Setaria italica strain Yugu1 chromosome I, Setaria_italica_v2.0, whole genome shotgun sequence DNA window includes the following coding sequences:
- the LOC101768825 gene encoding subtilisin-chymotrypsin inhibitor WSCI: MGRGSPAAAAGGSADDDGGGKSSWPELVGRHVVEAVAVIKSQRQDVFVKFFGAGDAQPPDFDAHRVCLFLDGDLAVVRTPVVG; encoded by the coding sequence ATGGGcaggggctcgccggcggcggcggcgggcggcagcgccgacgatgacggcggcggcaagtCGTCGTGGCCGGAGCTGGTCGGGCGCCACGTGGTGGAGGCGGTCGCGGTGATCAAGTCGCAGAGGCAGGACgtcttcgtcaagttcttcggcgccggcgacgcccagCCGCCGGACTTCGACGCCCACCGCGTCTGCCTCTTCCTCGACGGCGACTTGGCCGTCGTCAGGACGCCCGTCGTCGGCTAG
- the LOC101780328 gene encoding endoglucanase 4 has product MAAVSATNKAAVFLAVAVICLLAGSNAVAAFNYADALDKALLFFEAQRSGRLPPGQRVAWRGDSGLSDGSAEGVDLVGGYYDAGDNVKFGLPMAFTVTMLSWGAVEFGDAMARAGQLENARAAVRWGADYLLKAAAAAPDALYVQVGDPYQDHRCWERPEDMDTPRSIYKVTPDKPGSDVAGETAAALAAASLVFRACDPAYSSKLLQTARKVFDFADRYRGSYSDSLSYVACPFYCSYSGYHDELLWAAAWLHLATAAGKGGGGAGNSSADTYLSYIYANGHTLGADQDDFTFSWDDKRVGTKVLLAKGFLQPHAAGDKPAAAAAGLKLYKAHADSYVCSLVPGAAGFQPSQYTPGGLLFKEGDSNMQYVTSTTFLLLAYAKYLSTAGASVSCGGGGGAVPPSALVAVARRQVDYILGANPAATSYMVGFGARFPRRVHHRGASMPSVRDHPARIGCDEGFRYLHAAEPDANVLVGAVVGGPDGGDAYTDSRDNYAQAEPSTYTNAPLVGALAFLAGGRRH; this is encoded by the exons ATGGCGGCCGTGAGCGCCACCAACAAGGCCGCTGtgttcctcgccgtcgccgtcatcTGCCTCCTGGCCGGCAGCAATGCCGTGGCGGCGTTCAACTACGCGGACGCCCTCGACAAGGCGCTGCTCTTCTTCGAGGCGCAGCGCTCCGGGAGGCTCCCGCCGGGGCAGCGCGTGGCGTGGCGCGGCGACTCGGGCCTCTCCGACGGCTCCGCGGAGGGGGTGGACCTGGTCGGCGGCTACTACGACGCCGGGGACAACGTCAAGTTCGGCCTGCCCATGGCGTTCACGGTGACCATGCTGTCGTGGGGCGCCGTCGAGTTCGGCGACGCCATGGCGCGCGCCGGCCAGCTGGAGAACGCCAGGGCCGCCGTGCGCTGGGGCGCTGACTATCTGCTcaaggcggccgcggcggcgccggacgcGCTGTACGTGCAGGTGGGCGACCCGTACCAGGACCACCGGTGCTGGGAGCGGCCCGAGGACATGGACACCCCGCGGAGCATCTACAAGGTGACCCCCGACAAGCCCGGCTCCGACGTCGCCGGCGagaccgccgccgcgctggccgccgcgtcCCTCGTGTTCCGGGCCTGCGACCCGGCGTACTCCTCCAAGCTGCTCCAGACAGCTCGAAAG GTGTTCGATTTCGCGGACAGGTACAGGGGCTCGTACAGCGACTCGCTCAGCTACGTGGCGTGCCCGTTCTACTGCTCCTACTCCGGCTACCAT GACGAGCTCCtgtgggcggcggcgtggcttcacctggcgacggcggcggggaagggcggcggcggcgccggcaactCGTCGGCGGACACGTACCTGTCGTACATCTACGCGAACGGGCACACGCTGGGCGCGGATCAGGACGACTTCACCTTCAGCTGGGACGACAAGCGCGTGGGCACCAAGGTCCTCCTCGCCAAGGGATTCCTGCagccgcacgccgccggcgacaagccggcggcggcggcagccgggcTGAAGCTCTACAAGGCGCACGCCGACAGCTACGTGTGCTCGCTGGTGCCGGGCGCCGCCGGGTTCCAGCCCTCGCAGTACACGCCGGGGGGGCTCCTGTTCAAGGAAGGCGACAGCAACATGCAGTACGTGACCTCCaccaccttcctcctcctcgcctacGCCAAGTACCTCAGCACCGCCGGCGCCTCCgtctcctgcggcggcggcggcggcgccgtgccgccctccgcgctcgtcgccgtcgcgagGCGGCAGGTGGACTACATCCTGGGCGCGAACCCGGCGGCGACGTCGTACATGGTGGGGTTCGGCGCGCGGTTCCCGCGCCGCGTCCATCACCGCGGCGCGTCCATGCCGTCGGTGCGCGACCACCCGGCGCGCATCGGCTGCGACGAGGGGTTCCGGTACCTGCACGCGGCGGAGCCCGACGCCAACGTGCTtgtcggcgccgtcgtcggcggGCCCGACGGCGGGGACGCGTACACCGACAGCCGCGACAACTACGCCCAGGCCGAGCCGTCCACCTACACCAACGCGCCGCTCGTCGGCGCGCTCGcgttcctcgccggcggccgccgccactgA